The DNA segment GCAGGTCGGGATAAAAATAATGTTTGCGGGAAAACCGACAGCGCTGGCGAATCTTGCAACCGGCGGCCAGTCCCAGCCGCACCGCCGAATCGACCGCGGCGTGGTTCAAGACCGGCAGCGTCCCCGGCATGCCCAGGCAAACCGGATCGGTGTGGGTGTTCGGATCGGCGCCGAACGCCGCCGACGACCAGGAGAAGATCTTCGACTGGGTGGCCAATTGCGCGTGGATCTCGAGGCCGATCACCACCTCGTACTTCTGAAGATGTTTCTCCAGCGTGCTCATGACGCTCTCTCCGAAGACGTCTGCGTCGCCGGCTCGGGCGGCAGCCGAGTGTGCCAGTCGGTGCGCGCTTCGTACGCGCCGCCGACGCGAAAACAGATCTCCTCGCCCAGGGCCGGCCCGATGATCTGCAGGCCAATGGGCAGACCGGCCTTGGTGAAACCGCAGCTTTGCGACAGCGCCGGGATGCCCGCCAGGTTGGGCGCCACGGTCATGATGTCGGCCAGGTACATCTGCAAGGGATCGCCCATGCGCTCGCCGAAACGGAACGCTGGCACCGGCGACGTCGGCGTGACGATGGCGTCGCACTTCGTGAACGCCACCGTGAAATCGTCGGCGATCTTGCGCCGCACGCGCAGCGCCTTGCCGTAATACGCCTCGTAATAACCGGCGCGCAGGACGTAAGTGCCCAGCATGATGCGGCGCTTGGGTTCCCAGCCAAAACCCTCGCCGCGGGTGCGGGCGTACAGCTCTTCCAGTGATTTGGCGTCGGCGGCGCGCAGGCCATAGCGAACGCCGTCGTAGCGAGCCAGGTTCGACGACGCTTCGGCGGTGCAGATCAGATAGTACGTGGCGATGGCGTACTTGGTGTGCGGCAGCGACACCGGCAAGAGCTCGGCGCCAGCGCGGCCGAGATCGTCCAGCGCAGCGCGCACGGCCGCTTCGATCTCGGCGTCCATGCCGGGTTGAAAATATTCTTCGGGGACGCCCAGGCGCAGGCCCTTGAGGCCGCCGCCGCGGCCCGACTGCACCGCCTTTCGATACGCGCCCACCGGCGCCGGGATGCTTGTGGCGTCCAGCGGATCGACGCCGGCCATCACTTCAAGCAACGCGGCGACGTCTTCCACTGTTCGCCCGAACGGTCCCGGATGATCCAGCGACGACGCGAAGGCGACGACGCCATAGCGCGACACCCGGCCGTACGTCGGCTTCATCCCGGCCACGCCGCACATGGCGGCCGGCTGACGAATCGACCCGCCGGTGTCAGTGCCGAGAGCGCCCGCGCATAGCGACGCCGCCACCGCCGCCGCCGAGCCGCCCGACGATCCACCCGGGATGTGCTGCAACGACCAGGGATTGCGCACGAGGCCGCGCGCGCTGTTCTCATTCGATGAGCCCATGGCGAACTCGTCCATGTTCACCTTGCCCAGGGTGACCGCGCCGGCCTTGCCCAGGCGGTCGGTCACCGTCGATTCAAAGGGCGGCACGAAGCCGCGCAAGATCTTCGAGGCGCAGGTGGTCTCGAGGCCATGGGTGACGAAGATGTCCTTCACCCCGAGGGGCACGCCGGCCAGCGGACCGGGATCGCGGCCGGCGGCGACGGCGCTGTCAACGGCGGCGGCCTGGCGCAAGGCGCCCTCGCCGTCGACCAGCAGGTAGGCGCCGAGCGCGTGGTTGAAGCGTTCGATGCGATCCAGATAGGCCGCCGCCACGTCGCGCGCGCGCAACTTACCGGCCCGCACGCCGTCGGCGATGGCGGCGATGGAATACGTGCGCGGATCGATCACGGCAGATCCTCGCCGCTGCCACCACTGCCGGAAGCGATGATGCGCGGGACCTGGAAGAAGCTGGCTTCGCGGCGCGGGGCGTTCCGCAACGCTTCTTCCAGCGGCAGCGACGGCGCCGTGGCATCCGGCCGCAGCGGGCAGTCGAACGGGACGGCGTGGGTCATCGGCTCGACGTCGGCGGTGTCCAGCTCTTTCAGGGCGGCGACGTAGCCCAGGATGGCGTCAAGATCGACCGTCATCCGGTCGACTTCTTGATCGGTCAGACGTAAACGCGCCAACGTCGCGATCTCGCGCACTTCCTCGGGCTTTATCCGTGACATTTTCGGCAAACATTACTTATCACGTTTCGGCTTGTGCAAAATCTCGGGCGCCCTGGCAGCGTCAGGCTGCACAATATGGCCAGGACGCCCGCGGACCGGTATAGTGTGGGGCCTTCTACGGCCGAGTATGTCTTCTCTTTTTTCGCTTCAGCGATCGTTGAAAGGCCCGCGATGGGTCTGCGCGAACCTGCGCGCGCGCGCCGGCGGGCTGCTGTTGTTGCTGGTCGCTGGCGGCGCCGCTTGCGATTCTGATCCGCGCCCGCCGGACGCGGCCAGGCCGCCCAGCGCGCTGACCGGCGAGGTCTCGGTGCGCTTCGACGCCAGCCCGCAAAAGCCGGCCACCATTTCGGTGCTCGCCTTCCGCGCCGCCATCGCAGGCATCGACCGCGCCGACGTGCTGGGCATTGTCGACCCGCTGGCCGCGGCCGCCCCCGATCACGATTGCGTCCTGCGCGACGTCGACCTTTCGGCCAGCGCGCTGCTGGCCCGAGGCGGATCGATCGAGCTGCAAGAGATGAGCGGCATCGGCATTGGCCTTGGCAGCACGAACAGCCTGGTCCGTCCGTTCCCGCGACTTTACCCCGACATGGCGACGGTGGTCGGCGGCGTGGTGGCGGAAACCGGCCCGCTGACCGTCGAGGGCCTGCCGGAGCGCGTGCAACTTTTGACCGCCGACTCCGAGCTGGCCATCGAAGAGATCGCCGTCCCGTCGGTCGCCCATGTCGCCACTGTCAACGGGGCGGCCACCACGCCCGGCATGAAGATCGATACCAGCGAAGGTCTGGCGGTCGGCGTGGTCGGCGGCGCCGGCACCGTGCTGGAGATCCGGCCGTTCGGGGCCACCGTGGCCCTGGCCTGCTCGCTGGGGCCGGCGGCCACCACGCAGGAAAGTTTGATCGTCGTCCCGCGCGCCCAGGTCATCCGCCTTTTCGGCGAGCCCACGCCGGCCGGCGCGGCGGCCCTGCCGGCGTCGCTGGACGTCGTGCGCCGCAACCGAGTGCGGAACGCGCTGCGCGGGATCCCGACGCGGCTGTCGGTCGAGGTTCGCTCCTCGATGACCGTCGAGCTGCATCCGTGATGGCGCACGTCCGGCGCGACAGCCGCACCCATCGCCGCGCCACCCTGCTGCTTCCAGTTCGGGTCAGCGACCCCAGCAAGCGCGTCGCCGGCGGCATCGGCTTCGAGTCGGCGGAGATCTCCAGCGGCGGCGCCTTCCTGCCGTCGGAGCTGCTGCTGGAGGTGGGCGAACTTTTGTGCGTCGAGTTCGCCCTGCCGAACGGCCGCAACATCAGGGCCCAGGCCCGGGTGGTTCATACCTCGCGCGGCAGTGGCGACGAACCGAGCGGCTTCGGCGTCGAGTTTGTAGAGATCGCTTCCGACGACCGCGCCGCCCTGGAACAGCAGCTCAATAGTTAGGCAGTCACCCGAGACATCCCCCGACACGAGAGGCGACGATCCGCATGGCCGAGACTTTGGACGAGCTGACCTACAACTACGAGGACGAAGGCGTTCTGGTGCGCAAGGAGATCGACCGCGTCGTCCTGACCAAGGGCGGCTGGGCGACGATCATGTTCCTGTTTCAGGAGCTGGATCGCACGAGCGGAAAATTCCGCGCTCCCAAGATGGCCATCGTACGCTTCAAGAAATCAAAGGGCAGCTACCGCAAGCAATCCTCCTTCAATATCTCCAGCGAAAAACAAGCGCGCCAGATCGCCGGGGTGTTTGAAGGCTGGTACCCGAAGATGGTGGCCGCCACCGGTGGCGCCGAGCCAGGCGGCGAGTCCGCCGACGGAGCATCGGACGGAGCATCAGACGAAGCGTCGGACGACGCGCCCAGCGACGACTGAGCCGAGCGCAAGCGCCCGTGATCGCGGTCTTCGTCAACCCCAGCGCCCGCGCGAACCGGCGTGACCCGCGGTTGGCGGCCAAGTTCCAGACCATCCTGGGCGGCGACGGTCAGGTGCTGGCCCCACGCTCGCTGGATGAACTGGACCAAATCGCCGCCGGCCTGCGGGCGTCGTCACCGTCGGTGATCGCCATTCACGGCGGCGACGGCACCTTGCACAAGACGCTGAGCGCCCTCATCAATGGGTGGGCTGGCGCGCCCCTGCCACCCGTGGCCATCCTGTGCGGCGGCACCATGAACGTGGTGGCGTCGTCGCTGGGCCTGCGCGAACGACCCGAGGTGATGCTGGCCCAGCTGGTCGAGGCCCAGCGCGCCGGACGGCCGTTCAACACCCTGCGCAAGCGCTGCGTGCAGGTCGGCGATCGCTACGGGTTTATCTTCGGCAACGGCCTGCTGGCGAACTTCCTGACCGAATATTACGGTCCCAACGGCTATGGCCCGATGCGGGCGATCTGGATCCTGCTGCGTTGTTTTGCCTCGGCGGTGGTGGTGGGACGGTTTTCGCGCCGGCTGTTCCGGCGTTTTGAGGGCCGGGTTGTGGTCGATGGCCAGCCGCTGTCGTGGCCGCGCTTTGTCTCCATCGGCGCCGCCACCGTGCGCGAGGTGGGGCTGGGATTCAAGCTCTACAACCGGGCCGACGATGATCCCGATCGATTTGGCGTGCTGGCCATTCACGCCGGTCCCCTGGCGCTTTTGCCTGATATGCCAGCCGTCCACGCCGGCCGCGGCATCCCTCCCGAACGCGCCTACGCCACCACCGCCACCACCTTGGACGTCAGCAGCGAGGCACTCCAGATGACGTACACGATAGACGGCGACCTTTACCACACATCAGCCCCCATCCACGTCGCGGTAGGTCCGGCGATCGAATTCATCAAGCCTGAACGACGGCGTTTGCTCGCGCCGGCCGCCAGCGATACCATGATCAAGCTGCCATGAGCACGTCGTTCCCTCTTGATGGGATGCGGGTCCGTTTCGCCGGCGATACCAATGTCGGGATGAAGCGCGCCCACAACGAAGATTCGTTCTATTTGCCCGAAAGCGAGCGCCTGGCCATCGTCGCCGATGGCATGGGCGGACACGCCTCGGGCGAGGTGGCCAGCCGGATGGCGGTGGAGACCATCTCCGGTTTCTTCAAGGCCACCCAGGATGAGCAGCAGATGACCTGGCCGTTCAAGGTGGATCGCGGCCACCGCTATGACGTCAACCGGATGGTCACGGCGATCAAGTTGGCCAATCTGAAGATCCACGAGCAGGCGCAGAAAGATCCGCGCTGCCACGGCATGGGCACCACGGTGGTGTCGACGCTGTTTCTCGACGGCGCCATCGTGGTCGGGCACGTCGGTGACAGTCGGCTTTACCGGCGGCGCGAAGGATCGTTCGAACAGATCACCGAAGATCACTCGCTGCTGAACGACTACATCAAGATGAAGCACCTGTCGCCCGAGGAGATCGCCGCCTTCCCGCACAAGAACGTCATCGTGCGGGCCCTGGGGATGAAGGACACCGTGCAGGTCGATGTGCACGTCGACAGCCCGCGCCTGGGCGACGTCTATCTGCTTTGCTCGGACGGCCTGTCAGGGATGATCACCGACCCGCAGATGGCCCACATCCTGGCGGAAGAGCGCGACCTAGACGTGCTGTGCGAACGGCTGATCTCCATGGCCAACAAGAACGGCGGCCTGGACAACATCACTGTCGTGGCCATCCGGGTCGAAGAAGCGTAGAGCGCTCGGCTTCGCTGCCGCTACCTGGCCGACCGACATACTCTCCGCGCCGTGGACGAGGAAACCAATCGCCAAAGCTGCACGGCCCAGGGGGGTCTCAGCAGAACCGTGCACGCGGGTCAATACTGTCGGTGCCTGCCGGGAGGGCGGCGGAAGTCAGCGCCGACGCCGCCGGTCACCAGCTCCCACCCCAGCCTCGAGCGCTAAAGATCGACTGCTAACAATCCCATCCCAAAAGACGGCCTGAACTCCTGACCTGTCACCTTTGGCCGGCGATCGACGACATCACCGCGCTCGCGTGCCGTCGACTATGATAGCGGCGTGAGGCGACGTTCCTTCCTGGCCTTGGGCGCCCTGGCCCTGACAGCCGGTTGCGGCAGCTCGGCGCTGGACGGCGAACCGAATTTCGATCTGCCGACGGCGTTGTCGGTGGGCGGCGCGGTGTTGTCGTCGCCGCGGGTGCAGCCGATCTATTTCGCAGGTTTTCCCTACGGTCAGGAGATCGACAACTTCCTGGCCCACCTGCAGACCGCCAGCTACTGGCAGACCGTCGGCGCCGAATACGGCGTGGGCACGCTGAGCGTGTTGCCGGGATTCGTTCCGACCGTGACGGTGCCAGCGATGATCACCGACACCGACGCCCAGAATCTGCTTGCTCAGGCGTTGCAGGCGCTGCAGGCGGCGACCGGCGCGGCCGCGCGCACCGACACGATCTATGCGCTGTTCTTCGGCCCAGACACCGTGCTGTCGATCATGGGCACCACCTTGTGCGGCACCAGCCACCCCTCGGGCTATCACGACGAATGGCTGATGAACAACGTCAAGCTGCCGGTGGCGGTGCTGCCATCGTGCAAAGTCTCCGACGCCGATCCGAACCTGGCCGGCGTCAACATCATCACGCCGTCGCTGAGCCACGAGCTGATCGAAGCGGCCACCGATCCTTTTGTGCACACCGACCCGGCGTTTCTGGCCATCGACAGCGACCACGCGCTGTGGGCCGAGGCGCTGACCGGAGCGGAAGTCGGCGATCTGTGCGAAAACGAAATGCCCAGCCTGCTCAATCCGTCGGACGTGGGATTTCCGGTGCAGCGGATCTGGTCGAACAAAAGCGCCCACGCCGGCAGGGGCCCGTGCGTGCCGGTGCCCGCCGGCGAGATCTATTTCAACGCCCAGGCCAGCCTGCCCGACAAGGCCCCGCTGGATATCGGCACCGGCACCCCCGTCGATATCCACGCCTTGAACGCCGCCCCCGGGGCGACCGTCACGGCGCAGGTTTCCTTGCACGGCGCCCAGGGCGCCCCCTCGTCGCTGGAGGTGGTGGCCATCGAGTTGGACGATCCGGGCGCCGCCATCACCGATACGCCGGCGATGGTGAAGGCCCAGCTGGGTCACACGGTCTCGGTCCCGATCGCGCCGACGGTGGCCACCAAGACCGGGTTGGTTCCGTTGCTGCTAGGAGCCGTCGACCTGGCTAGCTTCACCGTCCACTTCTGGGTCGGCGCGATCAACCGACACTGATCGCATTTTCGAAGCGGGCCAAGCGGTCGTGGCGCGCGCGTCTTGTGTTGGTCGCCCGCGAGCGATATGGTTGCCGAGCGACAGCGTGCACCATCTGCACCGCAACCCATGGCCAAAGCCTCCGCTCGCCTGAACCTGCCCGAGGATTTGCGGCGCCACCAAGCAGTGGAAGGCTCGTCCAATCGATCGTTCGGCCTGCTGTTCGCGGCGGTGCTGGCGGCGCTGGCGCTGGCGCCGCTGCGCCACCACCACCCGGTGCGCTGGTGGGCGGCGGGGAGCGCGGGCGGATTCTTGCTGCTGGCTCTGGCAGCGCCACGGGTGCTGCGGCCGCTGAACGTGGTTTGGTTGCGTCTAGGCCTGCTCATGGGCCGCATCGTCACGCCCATCACCTTGGGCGTGATGTTCTATGCCGTGTTCACGCCGCTTGGTTGGGTGATGCGCGCGGCCGGGAAAAATCTGCTGGGCCTGCGCCGGCCGCCGGACGCCCAGAGCTACTGGATCCCTCGGCCGCCGGGCGAAAACCCGGGGGCCGCGATGAACCGGCAATTCTAAAGGCATCGATGCTGTCCTTCGTTCGCGACTTTTTCTCTTTCCTGCGCAGCCGCAAGAAGATGTGGATCGTGCCGCTGGCGGTGGTGATGTTGCTCCTGGGCGCCCTGCTGGTGTTCGCCCAGGGCTCGGCCATCGCGCCCTTCATCTACACGTTGTTTTAAAAAGCGGCGTGCGGATCCTGGGCATATCGGCGCTTTACCATGACAGCGCCGCGGCGCTGGTGGTCGACGGAAGGCTGGTGGCCGCCGCCCAGGAAGAACGATTCACGCGCAAGAAGCACGACGCTGGCTTTCCCGCCCACGCCATTCGCTATTGCCTGGACGTGGCGGGCGTCCCGATGCAGGACATCGACCACATCGCCTTTTACGACAAACCGTTCCTGAAGTTCGAACGCCTGCTGGAGACCTACCTGGCCTTCGCACCGCGCGGCTTCCGATCGTTTCGCCTGGCGATGCCGCTGTGGCTGCGCGAAAAGTTGTTTCAAAAAGATCTGGTGTTGAAAGAGCTGCGCCGACTGGCCCCCGACGCCCACGGCCTTGACCGCAAGCTGCTGTTCGGCGAGCACCATTTAAGCCACGCGGCCAGCGCGTTCTTTCCTTCGCCCTTCGAAGAGGCGGCCATCCTGACCATGGACGGCGTCGGCGAATGGACCACCACCTCGCTGGCGGTGGGCCAGGGCAAAGACATCCGCATCCTGAAAGAGCTGCGCTTTCCGCACTCGCTGGGCCTGCTGTATTCGGCGTTCACCTATTACACCGGCTTCAAGGTCAACTCGGGCGAGTACAAGGTGATGGGCCTGGCGCCGTACGGGCGGCCGCGCTTCGCCCAGCGCATCTTCGAAAATCTGATCGACGTCAAGGAAGACGGGTCGTTCTTCCTGAACATGGCGTACTTCGATTTTTGCACCGGGCTGCGCATGACCAATCAGGCGTTCGCCGATCTGTTCGGCGGCCCGGCGCGCACCGGCGAGCAGTTGTTGACCCAGACACACATGGATCTGGCGGCGTCGATCCAGGCGGTCACCGAGGAGATCGTCCTGCGTTTGACCCGATCGATCGCCGCCGAGACCGGGCTTTCCAACCTGTGCCTGGCGGGCGGCGTGGCCTTGAACTGCGTGGCCAACGGCAAGGTGCTGCGCGACGGCCGGTTCAAACGCCTCTGGATCCAGCCGGCGGCCGGGGACGCCGGCGGCGCGGTGGGCGCCGCGCTCAGCGGCTATCACCTTTACGCGGGCAAACCGCGAGCGGTGAGTGGATCAGACGGCATCCGCGACGGAATGTCCGGCGCATATCTGGGCCCGTCGTTCGCGCCGGCCGACATCGAAGCCGCGCTGACCGCCGCTGGCGGCAAATTTATCGTGCTGCCCGAAGACCAGCTCGTCGACGCCGCCGCGGCCGATCTGGCCAGGGAGCGGGCCCTCGGTTGGTTTCAGGGACGGATGGAGTTCGGGCCGCGCGCCCTGGGCAACCGATCGATCCTGGCCGACGCCCGCTCGCCGCGCATGCAGTCGGTGCTCAATTTGAAGGTGAAATACCGCGAATCGTTCCGGCCCTTCGCCCCGGTGGTCCTGCGCAACGATCTCGCCGACTGGTTCGAGATGGACGCCGACAGCCCGTACATGTTGCTGGTGGCCGACGTGGCGGCGCGCCGCCGCCGGCCGATGTCCGCCGAAGAAGAAGTCCTGTTCGGGATCGAGAAGCTGAATGTTCCGCGCTCGGACATTCCGGCTGTCACGCACGTCGACTACTCGGCGCGCGTGCAGACCGTGCACGCCGACACCAACCCGCGCTTTCACCAGCTGCTGTCCAATTTCAAACGCCGCACCGGCTGTCCGGTGCTGGTCAACACCAGCTTCAACGTGCGCGGCGAACCGATCGTCTGCACCCCGACC comes from the Polyangia bacterium genome and includes:
- the gatC gene encoding Asp-tRNA(Asn)/Glu-tRNA(Gln) amidotransferase subunit GatC; the protein is MSRIKPEEVREIATLARLRLTDQEVDRMTVDLDAILGYVAALKELDTADVEPMTHAVPFDCPLRPDATAPSLPLEEALRNAPRREASFFQVPRIIASGSGGSGEDLP
- a CDS encoding SxtJ family membrane protein, whose protein sequence is MAKASARLNLPEDLRRHQAVEGSSNRSFGLLFAAVLAALALAPLRHHHPVRWWAAGSAGGFLLLALAAPRVLRPLNVVWLRLGLLMGRIVTPITLGVMFYAVFTPLGWVMRAAGKNLLGLRRPPDAQSYWIPRPPGENPGAAMNRQF
- a CDS encoding PilZ domain-containing protein gives rise to the protein MAHVRRDSRTHRRATLLLPVRVSDPSKRVAGGIGFESAEISSGGAFLPSELLLEVGELLCVEFALPNGRNIRAQARVVHTSRGSGDEPSGFGVEFVEIASDDRAALEQQLNS
- a CDS encoding Stp1/IreP family PP2C-type Ser/Thr phosphatase, with the translated sequence MRVRFAGDTNVGMKRAHNEDSFYLPESERLAIVADGMGGHASGEVASRMAVETISGFFKATQDEQQMTWPFKVDRGHRYDVNRMVTAIKLANLKIHEQAQKDPRCHGMGTTVVSTLFLDGAIVVGHVGDSRLYRRREGSFEQITEDHSLLNDYIKMKHLSPEEIAAFPHKNVIVRALGMKDTVQVDVHVDSPRLGDVYLLCSDGLSGMITDPQMAHILAEERDLDVLCERLISMANKNGGLDNITVVAIRVEEA
- a CDS encoding DUF5989 family protein, with translation MLSFVRDFFSFLRSRKKMWIVPLAVVMLLLGALLVFAQGSAIAPFIYTLF
- a CDS encoding diacylglycerol kinase family protein, coding for MIAVFVNPSARANRRDPRLAAKFQTILGGDGQVLAPRSLDELDQIAAGLRASSPSVIAIHGGDGTLHKTLSALINGWAGAPLPPVAILCGGTMNVVASSLGLRERPEVMLAQLVEAQRAGRPFNTLRKRCVQVGDRYGFIFGNGLLANFLTEYYGPNGYGPMRAIWILLRCFASAVVVGRFSRRLFRRFEGRVVVDGQPLSWPRFVSIGAATVREVGLGFKLYNRADDDPDRFGVLAIHAGPLALLPDMPAVHAGRGIPPERAYATTATTLDVSSEALQMTYTIDGDLYHTSAPIHVAVGPAIEFIKPERRRLLAPAASDTMIKLP
- the gatA gene encoding Asp-tRNA(Asn)/Glu-tRNA(Gln) amidotransferase subunit GatA: MAAIADGVRAGKLRARDVAAAYLDRIERFNHALGAYLLVDGEGALRQAAAVDSAVAAGRDPGPLAGVPLGVKDIFVTHGLETTCASKILRGFVPPFESTVTDRLGKAGAVTLGKVNMDEFAMGSSNENSARGLVRNPWSLQHIPGGSSGGSAAAVAASLCAGALGTDTGGSIRQPAAMCGVAGMKPTYGRVSRYGVVAFASSLDHPGPFGRTVEDVAALLEVMAGVDPLDATSIPAPVGAYRKAVQSGRGGGLKGLRLGVPEEYFQPGMDAEIEAAVRAALDDLGRAGAELLPVSLPHTKYAIATYYLICTAEASSNLARYDGVRYGLRAADAKSLEELYARTRGEGFGWEPKRRIMLGTYVLRAGYYEAYYGKALRVRRKIADDFTVAFTKCDAIVTPTSPVPAFRFGERMGDPLQMYLADIMTVAPNLAGIPALSQSCGFTKAGLPIGLQIIGPALGEEICFRVGGAYEARTDWHTRLPPEPATQTSSERAS
- a CDS encoding carbamoyltransferase, with the translated sequence MRILGISALYHDSAAALVVDGRLVAAAQEERFTRKKHDAGFPAHAIRYCLDVAGVPMQDIDHIAFYDKPFLKFERLLETYLAFAPRGFRSFRLAMPLWLREKLFQKDLVLKELRRLAPDAHGLDRKLLFGEHHLSHAASAFFPSPFEEAAILTMDGVGEWTTTSLAVGQGKDIRILKELRFPHSLGLLYSAFTYYTGFKVNSGEYKVMGLAPYGRPRFAQRIFENLIDVKEDGSFFLNMAYFDFCTGLRMTNQAFADLFGGPARTGEQLLTQTHMDLAASIQAVTEEIVLRLTRSIAAETGLSNLCLAGGVALNCVANGKVLRDGRFKRLWIQPAAGDAGGAVGAALSGYHLYAGKPRAVSGSDGIRDGMSGAYLGPSFAPADIEAALTAAGGKFIVLPEDQLVDAAAADLARERALGWFQGRMEFGPRALGNRSILADARSPRMQSVLNLKVKYRESFRPFAPVVLRNDLADWFEMDADSPYMLLVADVAARRRRPMSAEEEVLFGIEKLNVPRSDIPAVTHVDYSARVQTVHADTNPRFHQLLSNFKRRTGCPVLVNTSFNVRGEPIVCTPTDAFRCFMGTEIESLAVGNCYLRKEDQDPKLRLDYNARFELD